In the genome of Ziziphus jujuba cultivar Dongzao chromosome 10, ASM3175591v1, the window aaaaacaaaaaaaaaaaagtcacaaaAGAAGTGGATCATTGGATATTAGTTTCTTATCAAATATCTAATATAAAAAAGGTGAAGCCAAAATTCAATggacaaaataatgaaatgaaaGAGAAAGTAGTTTTCAAAATGTGATTGGCTAAATATCTCTAGAGATGGACGTGGCGAATTCACAAATACACATTTTGATTGTCTTCAATTCGCATTACAAATGCAGTAGAAGCTTTTAGAAGATTGCATAAATAGCCCAAAAGTTTCCGACataattaaaattcatcaaACCGGTTTATAAAAGCTTTATCTTCTTCGTCAAACCCAACTCTGCCTCTCAGAGGAGCCAGGCAGTACTAACAAATGTTgcaattttatattcatttgaaAGGTCAAACAAGAAACTGATCCATATCTACTTAATACCCTTTTATCATCCGTTCTTGGTTCTCAATCACATcttcttaattaataattttcaaacttAAGTCTAAATATGTTTGGGCTTTAATATAAGTCTAAATATGTTTAGGcttcaatatatatgtattgatcGACATCCATCAACCTATAAATATTGATGTTAAttaaagtgggaaaaaaaaatcatgcttCCTAGActtgaataaatttatagaTTAAATAGGTTTTAGTAATATAAGATCTGATCGGTTGTACTAAGAATCACTATTGAATGCTTAATTTTATGTATGATTAGACAGAGCAGAAGAGAAATTCGAATAATGGTGCTTGAATATTGCtttctaattaattacataCAAGGTTATTATAATtgggtttcttttatttttttttttaaaagaagacaaaataaaacaaaaaaaaaaaaaagaaatagtaagACGAGAAAACGCAAATGAATCTGATCCGTCCATAAAATTGAGCTTTATTCATCTACTTAACTTATCCAAATACAGATATGCAAGGCAAGAGTACTGCCTACTAACAACAGAGaaatattttctccaaaaaaaaaaaaaaagcacagaaatatttctttaaatGATCTGTTTTATTTCTTCTACAACactaatcatttatttatttattaaaacacCAGCCAGAACCAGtttgtataaatttataatcGTGAAGCAACGGAGGGTTGCAAAACTTTGTCACACGACTCTTGAACGCATGCAAATCACACCACTCCCATTATTACCTTGACCTGATAATTTCTTCTTTCATGGCAAGAGACAGAGCACTCAGATTTCCTCCACTCTCAACTCTCACCCCTGGCATTGCCACCGCTCTACTCCCTACAAAACCATCTTCTCCTACTCTAATCTTTCCAAACTTCACTTTTCCTCCTtctccttcatatatatgccCAAACAGCAGAGCTTCTCTCCCAACTGACCCACCTCTTTCTATCTCCACCATTTCTGGATTCAATGAAGCTCCCATGCAGTCCACATAAGCTCCTTGATCGATAACTGAACCCATGAGCTTCATCCATAGCACAAACATCACAGAACCGCTTGTCATTTCCATGAAATAGTCGCCAACTACTGTTCTAAATGCCTGCCATATGGTGTCCATGAAAACCTGTTTGCCCCAAATTAGTACAGTttcatcttctttcttctttcccaCTAATGCCCATTTAGCCACCACACAAGCTAATGCAGCTAAATAACCCGAAGAGATCCAAAGCAAAGGCAACAGCCATTGTAGTTCGAGGTTCTGAGTGTTCTTCAAGTGTAGAACCCAATTCAAAGGAGCAAAGATTACTAATCCCAAGAGGAAATAAGGAAAAACTGTTTGTAGTAAAGGTTGAGCAAAAATGGCCCACAGAGTTTGATACCAGGTCCTTTCCAGGGTCACTGTTTTCTCATCTTTTTCGGCCAATGCTGCTGCCATTGGACAACCGGATAGGTCCACTTTGACATCAGATTGCTCTATGAAGATCCTCCATGCCTCCGGAAGAGGTTCTCCATTTCTCAGACGCTGGCAGATCTCATAGATCAATGAGCGACCATGATCAATTGAAGCACTCTGGGAGCATGATGAAGCCTTGATAACATCCACCTCAGGACATCTGAGAAATGGATTGAAGTCCAACTTTTCTGATTCTTCTGAAGAAAGATTCTGATTGATAGTAATCTCTCCAACGTCAACATATGGGAATTCTGTCTCATCCCATGGTTTGGTACAGTCAAGTGCAACGTCACGGCTGGTTTTGTCATCCGGAATTAGCCTGAACTGCAACTGGAAAACATAGCGAACCCCATTCGGGGAACTCACACGTTTTCGGAAATCTTCCGCAAGAAACAGTAAAGGACGAGTATCCTTATCATCCCTAGGAATTGCACCTGTCTCAGGAGGAAGAATTCCAGTTGGCTCCACCTTACCAATATCTTCACTGATATTCTCATCAAAAGGCCTCAACTTGAATTTGACATACATTTCCTGTCCATCTGTGAACCGGAACAACCTGCAAATGTTTGAGTAGTAATGGAGCTCAGTATAAGAATCTGCATGGCGTAGGGAATTCCACACTGCATCACGCACATGTGGGGCTCGTTTGACATGCTCTTCCCTTGCAGCAAGTCCACAAACTAGCCATGTCGCAAAATCTGCAATTGTCCGGGCATAGAATGCATTGCCTGTTTTTAGAGTCAGGTCAAGCATTGGAGAGTCAAAATTAGTTTCATCTGGAAGAATTCTTAGCGCTGCACCACGTGCATCGATCCTAGCATCATCATCGGCACTCAAGCTGTTGCTGTGTCGGACTATAACAGGGTAGCTTTTTCCAGGGCTAAAGATTTTGTGATCTGGCAAATTGCCTTTAATGTTATCATAAATCTTTAAGTGCCCCTTGCCACTAACACCAATTCGATGGAAGTATCTTGATCTAACCTTGAGAGTTGTGGCAGCCAAATTTGCAGCCAGATTACCAACTATTTTTTTGTACTTCATGTCCATCTCTTCTATCCGGTCATCCAAAGAATGCATGGTGTTCTTGATCATGACTGGATTATTAGATCCAATATAAACACCACCCCTTTGGAGCACTGAATTTATGGGAGCAACTGAAAGTGCGCCGAGAATAACATCTCTCTGAATAACTGAACCAGGAAGGACTAGGCTTTGGCTGCCAACTACTGAGTTATCCTGCACATCAATTTTTCCACTAGTATACCCACCATAAGATGAGTAGAACCCAGAAATGATCCGGCTGAAATCACCAAGATGGACACCAGCACCAATTGAAACAAGTTTTGGGTCTGGAATTGGATTGATAGCCCTGATAGAACAATGTTTTCCAACCTTTGCACCCAAAAGGCGCAGGTAGATGCAAAAGGCTTCTGTTCCTGATAAGAGCTTGGCAAATCTAAGGTGGCAGGCAATTGAGATTCGGTGGCAAAGCCAAGTTTTAAGGTGGGTTTGCTTTGCTTTTCCTTTAGCATTTAGAAAATGGATCACACCAGACGAGAGGAAGCTGAGTAGCAGTCCATGAGCGAAGTAAGCAATGGCTACTGAGATGGAAAAGCTAAATATGTTTGCAGGGACATTGGAAATTATGGTGGCATATGCTACAATGGTAAAAGGTATCCAGTGAAAGGCTCCAAATATGCAAGTAAATGCAAATTGTGGTAAGGAAAGAGGCTGCTTAGATAGCCAAATGTAGATTAAGTATAAAATGGCGGCCGAGAGAGAGCTGAGGAAGCCAACTAAGTATATGCCCATGAACTGAAAAACGACCTCATTTTGCCTATTATATGTAACATCTGGCAGCGTTGCATCCTGAAACGATGTTAAAACAATGACTTgagatctttctttttttttttttttttttttgacatctaAATTTAATTGCACAAAATGGTGCTAAAAAATTGCACATAATAGTTGAAAAACTTTAAAAGTGTTATGGAAAATTTTACCCTCACTGGGACCTAAACAGGCCCAAATTCAAATCTTACTCCAAAGTCCAGattatgatatttataaatatatatatatatatatatattgaaccaTGTGGGAAACCCAATCATAAGGTGAAAAGTGTCACCACGAGAACAATCCCTAAAACTCATTTTTGGCTCTTTCTATCAACATACAAAGGGAACTGCCAAGGGATATTAGGGTTGTTATTAAGATATGTGGGCGTCATTATTATACCATTGTAACATAACCGAACCTAGGATTTGGAGCCTTGGCCATGTGTCAGCAATCCAAGGCCCCTAAGGTTTGAACCAGTGAATCTTTCACCCTCCATATTGGATACATATTGATAATGATGCCATATGGAAAATGCAAGTTTTCCAAATCCCCAAAAGGCTTTACCTATTTTCTCTCCTTTTCTCCCCCCTCTCTCTTCCTCCTCATACCCACACAAACCAGCACCTATTTTGCTCATTTCACCTTGGAAATACCTCACTTCTGAACCGTATTGTGAAAGCCGGTGACCCCACCAACCTATCTCTAatgacattttattattttgtagggTTTTTAGGACCTTGGAGGGATGGTGACAAAATTTCCGTGCAACAAGAAGTATGAAGTTTGGGAAATCTAAAATTTATCATAGGTTTTATAATTCTTTAGAcattgaaaacaataaaaaataataataataataatatcaattcgGTGACATTTAGTGTATGTGTAGCAGAAAGAAAGAAGTCaccttttgaaaattaatattgctGGCAGATTTGTATACGGGCTTGGCTCCACTTTTTTGCAAGGCCATTACCTGAAGCCCTTCTCCCAAAACACTTCCTTTCTGGATAACAGCATAAGGTCCAACTGAAGCATTTCTACCAATTCTTATTGGGAGGAAGCTTAGAACTCCATTCTTCACTTCATGGCTCTGAATCAGAGCCCCTTCTGCAATCACTGCTCCATCTCCAAGTGAAACTAGAGATGGATCTGTGATGCCAACTGTGTCAAGCAAAACTGAAGATCCAATCTTAGCTCCAAGCATCTTAAACCAATAGTTGAGGAACACTGTTCCTCTCAGATGTTCTGCTAGAACTTTGGAAGAAATTTCTTGGACCTTGTAAAGTGCCCACCACTTGACAAAATCCATTGACCAGATGGGAATTTCAGGGGTTAGAGCATAATTTGGTCTTAAGAAGGAATTCCCAAAAAGAGAAATGCAAATGCAGGTAGAAACCATGCAAAGAATCCAAGAAAGTGGAGAAAATAGAAGGGGAACCAAATAGGTTAGCCAGGGAATTCCTTGCAAAAGTTCATGGATAGCTGAGATGGAATGCATAAAAACAGACACTGATAAATAAGCAGGAAAGAGTAGCAGGAAGGCAATGTAAAAGAGAGACAGATTTTGGAATAACCAGATGCCCAACTGGCCAGACATGGAAATCTCCAACCCAGACTCAGCAGAATCAATCTCAGTTTCTGGAACACAGGATGAAGTACCTGTCATTGATTGATCAGGTTGGGACTTCAGCAAAAGATTCTCTGAAAAGCTTGCCAATTCTGCAATGCAAGTTGCAGTGAAAATATCTACAGCTCCAACTGGAACACCAAGGAAATCAGAAAGCTTTTGAGCTGCTCTGACCACACCAATTGAATCAATTCCATAGTAGACCAGATTCTCAGTGTCAGAAATGTTCTTGACAGGAATACCAGTCTGCTCAGAAACTAGTCTTTTCAAGAACTCTTCAATTTCTTTACTACTTATTTTTGGATCTGGTGGAAGATGATCTTTTGCTTGCTGATTCCGAGGGGTATTCCCATCTCTGCATGTACCTGTAGTAAAGGATCGAGTAaagaattttttcaatataattgGCTCTGGTACCATACTTAGTGTTCCATCGTTGAACTGTTTCAGGCACTCAAATCTTTTGATTTTCCCAGATGTTGTTTTGCTAATGGTTCTAGGCTTGATAAACTTGAAAGTAGCAATATTGACTCCATGTTCTTCTGCAACACGGCTTTGAATATGCTCAATCTCATCCTTGCTAATAGGTTTCCCATTTCTAACCTCTGCTATTACAACTAAACCAACCTGGTCAGAGTGATCAGGCACTGAAATTCCTTTTGATGATAGGATTTCCTCTGCAACACCAATAACAGCACAACAACCAGGACGTATAAGTTCAGATGAACTTTCAACTGTCTTCTCTACATCAGCTGAGTAAATATTTCTTCCAGCTACAATGATAAGATCTTTGATTCTTCCAGTGATGAATAATCGCCCATTGATTATCCGTCCCAAATCTCCAGTTCTAGTGTAATGCCTTCCAGGATGGTTCTGAAGCTCATTTCTAAAAGTCGTTTGGCTGAATTCTTCTCTGCCCCAGTAACCTATTCCAGCACTTGGACTACTAATCCAGATCTCTCCTTCCTTTCCATCTTCTTTGAGCTCCTCACCAATCTCTGGGTCAACAATTCTGATATCAACATCTTCATCATTCGGAGCCACATATCCACAGCATACTCTTCCTTGCCAATCTACCAAGATTGGTTCTCCTTCCCCAAATGCACAACTGACAAATACACAATTTTCTGCCAACCCATAACCCGGTGCCATGATATACTGAGAAAGTCCAAAAGGATGGGTGAGCTCAATAAACCTTTTTAGAGTTTTATGCCTCACTGGTTCAGCTGCTACCATAAGGAAAATCATGGAAGAAAGATCATATATTTGATCCTTGTCAGATTCCAATCTTCGAACCACTAGTTCAAAGGCAAAGTTAGGGCCGGCACTATGAGTAGCTTGATACTTACTCATAGTTTGAAGCCATAGAAGTGGATTCTTGATAAATgttaagggggaaaaaaggaTTGCAGATCCACCACTAACAAGAGCAGTAAAAAGTCCTCCAATCAGTCCCATATCGTGGTATTGAGGTAGCCAGCTTACCAGTACTGTCTTTGACGTGCTCTTGTATCTTTTTTGCATCAACTTCACATTATGGATGAGGCCACCGTGAGTTATCATGACTCCTTTAGCATCACCTGTTGAACCTGAAGTGTATTGCAAGAAACATAGTTCACTTGGCTGAGGTTCAGTTTGATCAGCTACAAGTTCTGAAACCAGATCCTTAGAGTTCTTAATCCAAGAATCTGTATGTATCCATGGAAGATTAGGCCATCGAGCTGTGGATTTCCCTCTTTTTCCTGTCAATGAGATTAGATTCTTCACTGAACCTGCCCGAACTGCTGAGTGGTAACCAATTGTTGATAGGATTGCCACTGCATCACATGATTTAGCAATGTTTTCAATCTTTATAAGTGCTTGCCCACCTCTTTGTAAAGGATCTGGAGGAAGTACTGGAACTGGTAAGACTTTGGCTCTTAAGCATCCAAAGAAGGCATCAATGAAATCCAGACCCGGCACATAGACCAGAAGAACCCTGTCACCAGGCTTGATAACTGGTTTTCTACTTGTCGAGAGCTTTTGAGCAATGCAAGAAGCATTGGCATGAAGTTCTCTGTAAGTCCTCTGGCAAACTGAAGCTCCTTCTTCATTTATCCAAGTATAAAGTGTCTTGTTTTGAGTGACTGGATGAGTTGCCCAGTGATTCAAATATCCATCAAGTGAAGACAGATCGGGAAACTCGACTCCTGGGAGTTCATGTAAATCTTTGGAATTCCCTTCCTCACAATCTTTTTGCAAGAGAAACAGCCTCTACAAAAAGAAACATGTATTTAGAAACTTAACTAAACGGATGAATATTCAAATCATTAACTTTACCATACTGTCAGTTAGAATGATAGATTACCTTAGCATAAGGAAAGGCTGGCAAAGAATTTTGACTTGCAAAGTGCTTACAGACTAAACCCATGGCATATGATGCATTTCTTTCTGTGAGCTCAAATGCCATAAGCCCACCTACATAGTAAGTATTCCTCAAACCTTGAAGTTCAGATTCGAATTTCTCATAGAATCCATCCTTCATATCTGTATTGaaattatatagataaatgAATATCTATCAATTGTCAGGAGTAAATGATGCGAGAGCAAAAATTTAATGTACCTTGGCTGCCAACATGAGGAAAATACTTAAATCTTCTTTGTAGAACAACTTCCTCCACTTCTCCCCTCATATTTTTAACCGTGTTAATTGCAAGCTCAGTAACATTTGGGCCCCTAATTTCAGCAGAATTTCCATAAGACCAGAACAAGAAAATATCAGTATCAGCATAAAATTTCTGCATTGCAACAGGATATCCAATCTTTGCTGGATCTTCCATATATTCACCAAAGTAATAGAAACCAACTGGCATGTGGTCTAGCCCTTTAATCTTCAAAACAGTGGTGTAGTAATCAATTGTCTGTACTTTACAGAACAACTCCTTTTCGAGATCACCCATATCCAGTACTTCTGCTTCATGTTCTGATAATAAAGTACATAATTAGTTAGACATCTCATAACAAGgaatcagaaaaaagaaaaaaaaaaaaaaaaaaaaaaaaaaaaaaaaaaggtaacctGTAATGTTTGAAGTTAGTGATCTATAAGTTCTTCCACTTCCGAAAGGAAGGGAACCAGAGATGATGATCTTATCAAAATCCATAGTTTTAACTTCTCCATTACAATCTTTCATACCAACTCTGACTCCATCAGAATCACGTGTGATTGCCAATACTTCAGTATTGCAGTGAACTTTTATTGGAATTGATTCACTGACCTTCTTCCAAAGACTTGTATATCCACCCTTGAAACGGCGAATTTTCCCAGCCATGGATGTACGAGTGAACTCGTGAACGTAGGCATATGGCATGTCTTGGACAAAACCATACCCAGAAGCCGTGTATCCATAAGCCACAGATTTAGGAACAGATTTAATTCCACAACTATCAAGATATTGAGGAGTTAAGTCTGAAGCAAATTCAGCTACAGCATGGATTCCAATTTGACCAGAATTCTTTGCCTTATCCTACCAATGAAATGAAGAATTAATCAACAAGGAGAGAGATCAAGAAGTAAACTATGCCTGCATATAACAGTAGAAGACAACCTGAAGTTCCAAGGTTAGTGAGATCATAGATACATAATCATCTGCAACTTTTATATCTTGATACTCCCCTGACGAACCATCAATGAGGGCAAGCTTGTGAGTGTCCATTTCTTCTAGTTTAGAGCCAGTCTCTTTTGCCAAGTGAAAGATGACAGGAGCGCTATTTGCAGCAAGAACTTGACCACCCAAATCATATATCTTCCCTGTACAGCAAGAACTGTAGTCAAAATATGTAGCATAATCAAGCAGGAATAGAAGAAGCCATAGTTTATTTTGTACCTCCAATTTCTACAGATTCGCACATGCCACCAACATTATGATACTTCTCTATTACAGTCACATTACTGTAACCAAGCTTTGCTAGAGCATAGGCAGATGACAAACCACTTGGGCCACCACCTACTATGGCAATTCTTGTGTTCACAGGCAGGCATGGATGCAGCTTGGAGAATTGATCTTCTATTGATTTTTTTGGGTCCATCTTGTCGGCTGTTCAGGTGTATTCCTGCATTGTCCATTAAGATCAATAACAACTTAAAATGCAACTTCCATGGCATTTTTAACTAATCTAAGGATTTGTGGCAAAGAGATCAAATGGATtatagaagaagaagtagaagagaAAAGAATGTTAGACAAAGACTAAATGCCAAATAAAGCTCCCTGTTATCTGTGACATAGACGAATCATCCTCCTGATACTATAATAAATTCAGAAACTGAAATCACATTCCATTTGGTCTTCACCTTAAgcgatcaaaaataaaaataaaaatatccagaCAATAGCTCCAAAAGAAAGCTCCTAACAAAATCCAAAGTGCAGAAGATTGATAACTTATTTATGAATAAACATAGCCTGTATAGAAGAAGGTCTATAAAACCAAAGATGAACATTTAGCTAGCTGTCTCTACCTTGTACGTTACTGCCAAGAAAAAGATGTACTCTATTTCCAGAAAAATGTTTCTGAAAGAAAAatcttaacaaatttttttgattttcttataaattattcATTAATTCACATTCTAGAAGACTAGAACGATCCATTTTCTTTAAACAAAAAGACAAGTTCAGCAATTAAACGCCGACACAAGAATAATGTCATACGACTCATACCTCAACTAAGCTCAATGTTTTCCATGGTCACATGAAAGAGTTGTACGATCTCAAACAATGAAAAATGTAATCCTTTCTATTTTCCCTTTACTCCAATAAAAAACGTCGAATTGTTCCCCTGCTTCAAAGAGACTTCCCCTGCACATTTTAGCAAACATACTAAAgacattttgaaatttcattagatatttttcatttttaagaagATATAGCAGCAACAATATAAGTTGCCAATATTTTATGACGTTTTAGTCGAAGCTTCTTTTGAGGagatcagaaaaagaaaaagagggccACGAAGGGAACAATTAGATCCTATATACTACTAATGGAGTCAGACCTCCaaacttttcaatttaatttcacTTGTTTGATCAAAAGACTTGATTAACAAATATAAACTTTGTTTGACCCCCAACAACATAACTTTCTGCACCATTCTGATTGCCCAGTGAacataaaaaagagagagacagagagagtctCGCATGGGTTTTATTTAGTAGTGACCAAAAAATATGATATAGATGCTAGAACATTAGCACGTAGCCATGCTCTGTAACTGAGTTTTAAAGTATTGAAACTGTTTCAAAGTTGTTGCATAAAGGCTATAAGAGtgcataatttctatttatttcacAACAATTCAACAACATGCAAAAGGATTGCAAAACAACTCAACAAAAAGATATGTTGGAGATTAATATAAGAATATTAGTATACCTTCCAAAGGTGGTTTGATATGCTCTGAAAGACGGTGTCTGCATGGATTggaagttataaaaaaaatagataatgatagcaataataataaaacaaatatgaaaagaaGAGGAATATATAATATGTTCAGCTATTCAGCCACCCACTTATACAAATAGGTAGAGTTAATAAGCAGGAAGAAAAGAAGTAACCTTGAGAGCTGAAATGGGCAAAGAGGGTCGGTTCCAAATGCCACGTGgcgaaaaaaatttctttttgggGTCAGAGGGGCCGTTCCTCCACGTAGCAGAGAAGAAGTGGCTGATCTCACTTGTAAATCTGTTTCCGAATCCCATATTTAAAACCATCCCAACTGCCCTGTCCTTCCAACAAGTAGCAGACAAAACCCACTACTGTTCCTTTGCTTCCAACGCTCTGTTTTCCTCGGTCACTCCGACAATGTTGAAGTCTCCGACTTACACATATATACCAATTTTATTCCTTTGTATTCCGTCGTTGCAGCCCATTAAAAATTCCGCCGTGCTTCGCATCTGCTACGTGGCGTGGGCAATCTAAACAGTCAAAtattaaatactattttttattaaatttatataaaactccGAGTAGGGTGACAAAGAGAgagacaaatataaaatttttaaaaaaaaaaaaaaattgaaaaactgtTTTATGTTTATGCTTTTCAATACCGGGGGATAAATTGGGTCTCGGATTCAGGAGGTGGCGGATGGGAAAAAGTTGGAATTTTGGGGACAAAATCTGCTTGTTAATGGCGAATATAGCAAAACCCATCAACGGTTTTTCAAATTCGGAGATGGATGGATATGCGCGGGAGGCTCCGGTTAGTGGCGGGTACGTGGGTCGGTTTGGGGATTTGACCGTTACGAACCCTAATCACCTCCACGTCGCTATCTCTTTCACAAATTATAAATAGGCTTTAGATATccaatttggcataaaacatattcaaaaaaaaattgtagcttTTTAATGAAAATGACTTTAAAAAGTTTCTTTAGAATATGTGAGACTGCATTAGAAAGCTATTCCTTTTGTGTGTGTTTCTAACCGTAAACTTGTGGTTGCGTCGGGTGTAATTTCcatccatttattattattaattaaataaacccTTTATTATATTAcgataatataaaaaagataacaaaaaaggGGACTTTTTTGGTattatagtaaatttttttcaaaaaataaatatataatttttttatgtagaaaatcgttctttgaatacctaagttTGATAAATTCGACGGTTTAAATATATGgaataaaattgaagaaatatatattataatttttttcctgaAGCTTAAAGGGAGAGAGAATTGGTTGTCAACTTGTCATACAAATCCGGAAGGATGAAGTGTTGCCCAGTGACTGCCATTTGTCAAATTGATAATGGCATGGAAGGACAATCCATTTCTTATAAAAAAGTGAAAGAcgtataaaatatttgtttgtatGATGTAAAACTGAAAAGGGAAAAGTTTACATTTCTTTTAGCCTTTTGcttattattatgaaaatgacATTATAAACTAATTAATCAACCCAAGGAGTAGTGTCGACAAgtcaaatactataaaaataaaaaccatgtaTTGTCGTGATATTTACCATGATAGGGTGTTGTCAGATTACAGAGAGCAACCAGAAGGAAAACAAGGATTACAATGGTGTAAAATCTATGCGCATCAACAAAGGAATCTCTTCCACaagatcaaaattatatatatatgaacgtCGGCATTCTAATAGGAATATTATTTTGAACGGCATTTTAATAGGAATATTATTTTGAACCATGagttttgtaaaaaataattg includes:
- the LOC125421193 gene encoding uncharacterized protein LOC125421193, which gives rise to MDPKKSIEDQFSKLHPCLPVNTRIAIVGGGPSGLSSAYALAKLGYSNVTVIEKYHNVGGMCESVEIGGKIYDLGGQVLAANSAPVIFHLAKETGSKLEEMDTHKLALIDGSSGEYQDIKVADDYVSMISLTLELQDKAKNSGQIGIHAVAEFASDLTPQYLDSCGIKSVPKSVAYGYTASGYGFVQDMPYAYVHEFTRTSMAGKIRRFKGGYTSLWKKVSESIPIKVHCNTEVLAITRDSDGVRVGMKDCNGEVKTMDFDKIIISGSLPFGSGRTYRSLTSNITEHEAEVLDMGDLEKELFCKVQTIDYYTTVLKIKGLDHMPVGFYYFGEYMEDPAKIGYPVAMQKFYADTDIFLFWSYGNSAEIRGPNVTELAINTVKNMRGEVEEVVLQRRFKYFPHVGSQDMKDGFYEKFESELQGLRNTYYVGGLMAFELTERNASYAMGLVCKHFASQNSLPAFPYAKRLFLLQKDCEEGNSKDLHELPGVEFPDLSSLDGYLNHWATHPVTQNKTLYTWINEEGASVCQRTYRELHANASCIAQKLSTSRKPVIKPGDRVLLVYVPGLDFIDAFFGCLRAKVLPVPVLPPDPLQRGGQALIKIENIAKSCDAVAILSTIGYHSAVRAGSVKNLISLTGKRGKSTARWPNLPWIHTDSWIKNSKDLVSELVADQTEPQPSELCFLQYTSGSTGDAKGVMITHGGLIHNVKLMQKRYKSTSKTVLVSWLPQYHDMGLIGGLFTALVSGGSAILFSPLTFIKNPLLWLQTMSKYQATHSAGPNFAFELVVRRLESDKDQIYDLSSMIFLMVAAEPVRHKTLKRFIELTHPFGLSQYIMAPGYGLAENCVFVSCAFGEGEPILVDWQGRVCCGYVAPNDEDVDIRIVDPEIGEELKEDGKEGEIWISSPSAGIGYWGREEFSQTTFRNELQNHPGRHYTRTGDLGRIINGRLFITGRIKDLIIVAGRNIYSADVEKTVESSSELIRPGCCAVIGVAEEILSSKGISVPDHSDQVGLVVIAEVRNGKPISKDEIEHIQSRVAEEHGVNIATFKFIKPRTISKTTSGKIKRFECLKQFNDGTLSMVPEPIILKKFFTRSFTTGTCRDGNTPRNQQAKDHLPPDPKISSKEIEEFLKRLVSEQTGIPVKNISDTENLVYYGIDSIGVVRAAQKLSDFLGVPVGAVDIFTATCIAELASFSENLLLKSQPDQSMTGTSSCVPETEIDSAESGLEISMSGQLGIWLFQNLSLFYIAFLLLFPAYLSVSVFMHSISAIHELLQGIPWLTYLVPLLFSPLSWILCMVSTCICISLFGNSFLRPNYALTPEIPIWSMDFVKWWALYKVQEISSKVLAEHLRGTVFLNYWFKMLGAKIGSSVLLDTVGITDPSLVSLGDGAVIAEGALIQSHEVKNGVLSFLPIRIGRNASVGPYAVIQKGSVLGEGLQVMALQKSGAKPVYKSASNINFQKDATLPDVTYNRQNEVVFQFMGIYLVGFLSSLSAAILYLIYIWLSKQPLSLPQFAFTCIFGAFHWIPFTIVAYATIISNVPANIFSFSISVAIAYFAHGLLLSFLSSGVIHFLNAKGKAKQTHLKTWLCHRISIACHLRFAKLLSGTEAFCIYLRLLGAKVGKHCSIRAINPIPDPKLVSIGAGVHLGDFSRIISGFYSSYGGYTSGKIDVQDNSVVGSQSLVLPGSVIQRDVILGALSVAPINSVLQRGGVYIGSNNPVMIKNTMHSLDDRIEEMDMKYKKIVGNLAANLAATTLKVRSRYFHRIGVSGKGHLKIYDNIKGNLPDHKIFSPGKSYPVIVRHSNSLSADDDARIDARGAALRILPDETNFDSPMLDLTLKTGNAFYARTIADFATWLVCGLAAREEHVKRAPHVRDAVWNSLRHADSYTELHYYSNICRLFRFTDGQEMYVKFKLRPFDENISEDIGKVEPTGILPPETGAIPRDDKDTRPLLFLAEDFRKRVSSPNGVRYVFQLQFRLIPDDKTSRDVALDCTKPWDETEFPYVDVGEITINQNLSSEESEKLDFNPFLRCPEVDVIKASSCSQSASIDHGRSLIYEICQRLRNGEPLPEAWRIFIEQSDVKVDLSGCPMAAALAEKDEKTVTLERTWYQTLWAIFAQPLLQTVFPYFLLGLVIFAPLNWVLHLKNTQNLELQWLLPLLWISSGYLAALACVVAKWALVGKKKEDETVLIWGKQVFMDTIWQAFRTVVGDYFMEMTSGSVMFVLWMKLMGSVIDQGAYVDCMGASLNPEMVEIERGGSVGREALLFGHIYEGEGGKVKFGKIRVGEDGFVGSRAVAMPGVRVESGGNLSALSLAMKEEIIRSR